In the Palaeococcus pacificus DY20341 genome, one interval contains:
- a CDS encoding 50S ribosomal protein L10 produces MAHVAEWKKKEVEELANLIKSYPVIALVNVADVPAYPLSKMRETLKEQGVLRVSRNTLIDLAIKKAAQDIGKPELEELAKHIQGGAAILATNINPFKLYKFLQESKKPAPAKPGAVVNKDVVIPAGPTSLAPGPVVGEMQALGIPARIEKGKVSIQKETVVLKAGETITPQLANILNKLGIEPLEVGLELLAAYEDGLVYGPDVLAIDEEQYIQMLQQAYMHAFNLSVNVAYPTKQTIEAIIQKAFMGAKNVAVEANYITKDTAGDILGKAFRVALLIAQELPEDLLDEKTKELLNQQAQLAVAAQPQPQEEKVEEAEEEEEEEKEEEEALAGLGALFG; encoded by the coding sequence ATGGCCCACGTAGCTGAATGGAAAAAGAAGGAAGTTGAAGAGTTGGCTAACCTCATCAAAAGCTATCCAGTGATAGCTTTGGTTAACGTTGCTGATGTTCCAGCTTACCCATTGTCCAAAATGAGAGAGACCCTTAAGGAGCAAGGTGTTCTCAGGGTTTCAAGGAACACACTCATTGATCTCGCAATCAAGAAAGCCGCTCAGGATATTGGAAAACCAGAGCTTGAAGAACTTGCAAAGCACATCCAAGGTGGAGCTGCCATCCTTGCAACGAACATAAACCCATTCAAGCTCTACAAGTTCCTCCAAGAGAGCAAGAAGCCAGCTCCTGCTAAGCCTGGTGCAGTGGTAAACAAAGATGTCGTTATTCCCGCAGGGCCAACATCATTAGCTCCCGGTCCTGTTGTTGGTGAGATGCAAGCTTTAGGAATCCCTGCAAGGATTGAAAAGGGTAAGGTTAGCATTCAAAAGGAGACAGTCGTTTTAAAAGCTGGCGAGACTATTACTCCTCAATTAGCCAACATCTTGAACAAGCTCGGTATAGAGCCTCTTGAAGTAGGTCTCGAGCTGTTGGCAGCTTACGAGGATGGATTAGTTTACGGCCCAGATGTCTTGGCTATTGATGAGGAGCAATACATCCAAATGCTCCAACAAGCCTACATGCACGCATTCAACTTGTCAGTTAACGTTGCCTATCCAACAAAGCAAACCATCGAGGCTATTATACAAAAGGCATTCATGGGCGCAAAGAACGTTGCAGTGGAAGCAAACTATATTACGAAAGACACTGCTGGCGACATACTTGGCAAGGCATTCAGGGTTGCTTTGCTCATAGCTCAAGAGTTGCCAGAGGACTTGCTTGACGAGAAGACCAAAGAGCTTTTAAACCAACAAGCTCAATTAGCTGTTGCCGCTCAACCTCAACCACAAGAGGAGAAGGTTGAGGAAGCTGAAGAGGAAGAGGAGGAAGAAAAAGAGGAAGAGGAGGCCCTCGCAGGATTGGGGGCATTGTTTGGTTGA
- the rpl12p gene encoding 50S ribosomal protein P1: MEYVYAALLLHAAGKEINEENIKAILQAAGVEADDARVKALVAALDGVNIEEVIEKAAMPVAVAAAPAAAPAAAEEAPAAEEEEEEEEEEKEEEALAGLGALFG, translated from the coding sequence ATGGAGTACGTGTATGCTGCTTTGTTATTACACGCCGCTGGTAAGGAGATAAACGAGGAGAACATCAAGGCTATCTTGCAAGCTGCTGGTGTTGAGGCTGACGACGCTAGAGTTAAAGCTTTAGTTGCAGCTCTTGATGGCGTTAACATCGAAGAGGTTATTGAAAAGGCTGCCATGCCAGTAGCAGTTGCCGCAGCTCCAGCTGCTGCTCCAGCTGCAGCTGAAGAGGCACCAGCTGCCGAGGAAGAGGAAGAAGAAGAGGAAGAGGAGAAGGAAGAAGAGGCTCTCGCTGGACTTGGAGCCCTCTTCGGCTGA